One window of Lemur catta isolate mLemCat1 chromosome 3, mLemCat1.pri, whole genome shotgun sequence genomic DNA carries:
- the LOC123635533 gene encoding uncharacterized protein LOC123635533 isoform X6, with protein MRRLIPCTPCLGTSPSITCEYVTLQDRRDIADAIKVTYFIWEFLTLAQISKEFSNVFILKKSAYKCTRLQDQGSTVPHSQVSVQRGNLLTKETSYQKKHSCFCFLIIYCTQDD; from the exons aTGAG GAGACTGATCCCCTGTACCCCTTGCCTTGGGACTTCCCCATCTAT aacctgtgaatatgtcaccttGCAAGACAGAAGAGACATTGCAGATGCGATTAAG GTTACATATTTCATCTGGGAGTTTTTAACATTGGCACAAATCTCCAAAGAATTTTCCAAtgtatttatcttaaaaaaatctgCCTACAAGTGTACCCGCTTACAGGATCAAGGGTCAACCGTGCCACATTCACAAGTTTCAG TGCAGAGGGGAAACTTACTGACCAAGGAAACTTCTTACCAAAAGAAACACAgttgtttctgtttcctcattatCTATTGTACACAAGATGACTGA
- the LOC123635533 gene encoding uncharacterized protein LOC123635533 isoform X3 — MRRLIPCTPCLGTSPSITCEYVTLQDRRDIADAIKILPSALGIPLDVSQVLQDLEPSSFFYIWHMLWPPQAPGLSSCSSSKSCGDTILFCCMHSGDVTYFIWEFLTLAQISKEFSNVFILKKSAYKCTRLQDQGSTVPHSQVSVQRGNLLTKETSYQKKHSCFCFLIIYCTQDD; from the exons aTGAG GAGACTGATCCCCTGTACCCCTTGCCTTGGGACTTCCCCATCTAT aacctgtgaatatgtcaccttGCAAGACAGAAGAGACATTGCAGATGCGATTAAG ATACTTCCTTCTGCATTAGGGATCCCATTGGATGTCTCACAAGTACTCCAGGATCTAGaaccttcttctttcttctacatatggcACATGCTGTGGCcacctcaagctcctggcctgTCCTCATGCAGCAGTTCCAAGTCCTGTGGTGACACCATCCTCTTCTGCTGCATGCATTCTGGGGAC GTTACATATTTCATCTGGGAGTTTTTAACATTGGCACAAATCTCCAAAGAATTTTCCAAtgtatttatcttaaaaaaatctgCCTACAAGTGTACCCGCTTACAGGATCAAGGGTCAACCGTGCCACATTCACAAGTTTCAG TGCAGAGGGGAAACTTACTGACCAAGGAAACTTCTTACCAAAAGAAACACAgttgtttctgtttcctcattatCTATTGTACACAAGATGACTGA